gatgcaaagaatttacTTAGTTTCTCCACAGCAGGtttctcttccttgagtgctcctttagcatctcgattgtccagtggcctcaGTGATTGCttggcaggcttcctacttctgatgaaATTACAAACActtacagcaatttttttttaaatttgttttggtctcttgctagttgctcttcaaattcttttcttGGCTTGCCGAATTGCACTTTTACatgtgacttgccagagtttgttcctttctgttttccttggGATTTGATTTCCAGTTTTTAATGGATGCCgttttgcctctgcctctcttactttgctgtttagccgtggtggcatttttttggtcctcatactgtttgtcttttttttatttggtctttacctttagtttgagcctctgtcGTGGTGTTTTTAACTAGTTTCCCTGCAGCTTGCAGacatttcacttttgtgattGTTCCttctaatttccatttaactagctttccTCTTTTTTGTGTGGTTCCCCTTTTTGAATTGGGTTTCTTTGGTGTTTCCCCCCTCACAAGGATTTTAAATTTAAGTaaattatggttgctattaccgagcagttcagctatattaaACTCTTGGGACGCTTAGGACTAattcaagaattgcctctcctcttatgGGCTCCAGGACTAGCAGTTCTGCCTGTCCaactggccctgcacgtggaatcagaagcatttcagagaatgttaccatagaggtcctggacttcaatctcttacctatcagcctacatttggcctccaggaccataagaacggccatactgtgtcagaccaaaggtccatctagcccagtatccggtcttccaacagtggccaatgccaggtgccccagagggaatgaacagagcagggaatcatcaagtgatccatcccctgttgcccattctctgcttctggcaaacagactagggacaccatccctgcccatcctggctaatagccattgatggacctatcctccgtgaacttatctagttcttttttgaaccctgttatagtcttggccttcacaacatcctctggcaaggagttccacaggttgactgtgcgttgtgtgaagaaatacttccttttgtgtgcgttaaatctgctgcctattaatttcatttggtgaccccaagttcttgtgttatgagaggaaataaataacacttccttatttactttctccacacccgtcgtcactgtatagacctctatcatattcccccccttagtcatctcttttccaagctgacaagtcccagtctctttaatctctcctcctatggaagccgttccatgccctaataatttttgttgcccttttctgaaccttttccaattccagtatatcttttcttTGACATGGGGTGACCAcctctgcacgcagtattccagatgtgggcgtaccatggatttatatagaggcaacatgatattttctgttttattatctatccctttcttattgagtcccaacattgtttgcttttttgactgccgctgtacattgagtggatgttttcagagaactatccacaatgactcccaagatccctctcttgagtggtaacagctaatttagaccccatcattttatatgtatagttgggattatgttttccaatgtgcattactttgcatttatcagcattgaatttcatctgccattttgttgcccagtcacccagttttgtgaggtccttttgtagctctttgcagtctgcctgggacttaactatcttgagtagacCTCTACCTTctcctatgtcactggtacctacatgtaccacgaccgccagatcctccccagcactacacataaacCTGTCTGGATGTCTTGAGAGAGCCGCAACCTTTGCACCCGGCAGGCAATTCACcctgcggttctcccggtcatcacaaccCAGCTAGCTAGATTTCTAATGAGCGAATCGTCTCTTCCTAATAATTCGGGATCTCCTCAGTACGAGAGGGAGACCGTGAcacacctggaaggagggtccAACTATGGGatggtttccctctgctcccgctTGATAGTCTCCTGCCCTGGGATGACTCCTCCCAAGCAGCACGGAGGTGTGCGTGGAGAACTgcttgtggggtgggagggatccTGCCCGTGACAAGGGGATCTTCACGCCCTCCTGTTGTCTTTCTCTCCCATGCCCAGGTATCCCCAGCGACGAAGAGCAAGCAACAGGGCTGGAGAGGAAAGTCATGAAGGCCATGGAAAAGGGACAGGTGAGCAGAGGTACCCTGAAACGGGTCCCCTaatccccaccctcccctctccccactgatAGTCTAGTGCTCCCTGCCTCCGGGCGGGCGGCCAGTCTCACTGTGCGAcaggcagggtaaatcactgacAGCGTtaggtggagtttgggggtgcagggctgcgGTTAGGCCATGGGGAGACCCCCACTGGTTgagggggtgtgagtgtgtgggggggatcctGGTTTTAGAATGACACAAGCTGAGCTAAGCTGGAGCTCCAGTGCCACCCGTGTCCCCGGGGTAGCGCTGCTCGGTGCCGCGTGGCATGGGACTGGCTGGCGGTGCCACTCCTGGGCATGGAGCAGAGCCAGCTGGTGCTGCAGGCTCTGGGTCGAACCAGGGCGCagtgctggggatgagggctggcGGCTCAGTCAGAGCTCTGGGATCTGGGGCAGAGGCGGGTGCAACAGCGCAAActgcctcctgcactccctgtAGGATCCCTACAACATCCTCCAACCAAAGCGCTACGCTGGGACCAAGGAGGATCCCAACCTGGTCCCCTCCATCTCCAGCAAGAGGATCGTGGGCTGCATCTGTGAGTGACACGTTgtgcaaggggcgggggggggaggcagaggctcTGGGCTGACCAGCGAACTCCCTTCTTCAGGGCACCCCATGTGGCGGGAGGGCCTGgtgggagctggctgctgggctcAGACAAGGCTTCACTCTGGCTTCCTGCCTGGCCCCAGAGCTGTGGGAGCTGGGCCAGCTGGGGTCATTGTTCCCTGGCCTCCTGAGGGGAGGAGTAcaagccaggatgcctgggtcctGTTCCAGACACCTGAGCGTGGCGGCCCTGCTCTGGGCCTGTACTGCAGGCCTGATGCGGAGTGTGCCAGGAGGGCAGAGCCCTGCTGTGGGGCAGCTGCCATCTTGGAGCTGCCCCTCTCCCTGATTGGCATCCCCCGAGACGGGCTCCGTTGTCAGCCCCCATCTGCCCATCTGCCCTGCTGGTTAACGGCCCCGCACTCCCCCCAGTGACCTCAGCCCGCCTAatccctcttctccctgcccagGTGAAGAGGACAACAGCTGCGTGATCTGGTTCTGGCTGCACAAGGGGGAGCCCCAGCGCTGCCCCTCCTGCGGTGCCCATTACAAGCTGGTCCCCCATCATCTGCCGCACTGAGAggtgccctgacccccccagggGACCCCAGGCCGAGCTGCCTGCTGCTTTCCAGTGTCGTGTTGCTTCTTGGGAGCCAATAAAGAGTTGGTGTGTTAAAGGCGTTGCCTTTACCCCTGTCTGGCCTGCTTCCTTTGCCCCAGTGTCCAGGCCAGCCTGCTGctactgtgggcactggctggaGGGGTccctggccctgctctctccAGCAACCTCCCTCTGACCTGCAGTGGGGGGGTTCACTGATGGCTCTGCTAGGGGGTAACATGAGGCTCTTGCTGCGTGCCCTGGGGAGCCCTGGGTGGTGGTGCTCAGCAGGGCGAAgggccagctctgggtggggcctGTCTCCTTGGATCctgcaggtggccccagctggagggaggggctggcctGCCCCAGGCTGGAGAGAATCGCAGGGGAGATGCCAGGCTGCCAATCCCTGCCAGCGTGAACTGAGCCGTCCCAggccctgcagcaggagctgggtgGCTTCCTTTGCTGAGGGCATGTTGCTGCTGTCGTCCCCAGGCACAGGTCCCTTGCCCGGGCAGGCTGAAGGCTCAGGCATGTCCCAGGGCCTAGTGTTCACACAGCCCCCAGCCAGAGTTTGTACCCAACCCACtacacccctttctgccccctggAGACTGGCTCCCCGGGGCAGGGAGCTTGGCCTGGCGGGAGACCCCAGCCCCCCTTTGGCCTGACACCTTGTGTGCAGCCTCTagcagagccactgctctaagaGCAGCCAATGGCCCGGCGAGCTATGCGCCCCCCCGGCTGGCTCTGCTTATGGCAGGGTACAGCCACTGTGCCCAGCTCCGCTGAGGGTGGTACAGCTCTGCCCCACCTTAagccccccacagctctctgGGCCCTCATCCACTGCCTCCTGCAGCTTCCCGGGAGCAGTGCGGCCAGGCAGGGCTTGGTGTAGCTATCcactgtggggcccagggccaatgCAGCGTGTAAACCAGGGTAGTGCCTGAGTGGAGACAGGCCTGGAAGCTGGTTCGTGTCCCTGCCCCgggcctgggggagcagccccttgctgagctctgcaccccctgccccagcagtcAGCTGGGCCATGCGTGGACTGCGGcgggtggggcagagagggggagaggaagtgAACCACCCAGGGTCGTGCCTGTGTCGGGTGACTGGGGGGAGCTTTAtggctgaacataagaacagccatactgcgtcagaccaaaggtccatctagcccagtatcctgtctgctgacaatgaccaatgccaggtgccccagagggagtgaacctaacaggtaatgatcaagtgatctctctcctgccatccatctccaccttctgacaaacagaggctagggacaccattccttacccatcctggctaatagccattaatggacttaacctccatgaatttatctagttctcttttaaaccctgttatactcctagccttcacaacctcctcaggcaaggagttccacaggttgactgtgcaatgtgtgaagaacaacttccttttatttgttttagacctgctgcccattaatttcatttagtggcccctagttcttatattatgggaacaagtaactaacttattcagtttctccacatcactcatgattttatagacccctatcatatccccccttagtctcctctttttcaagctgaaaagtcccagtctctttaatctctcctcatatgggacctgttccaaacccctactcATTTCAGTTGCCCTTCTtggaaccttttctaatgccagtatatcttttttgcgatgagaccacatctgtatgcagtattcaagatgtgggtgtaccatggatttatataagggcaataagatagtcTCtattttattctctatcccctttttaatgattcctaacatcctatttgcttttttgactgccgctgcacactgtgtggacgtcttcagagaactatccacaaggactctaagatctctttcctgattagttgtagctaaattagcccccatcgtattgtatgtatagttggggttattttttccaatgtgcattactttacatttatccacattaaatttcatttgccattttgttgcccaatcacttagttttgttgagatctttttgaagttcttcacagtctgctttggtcttaactatcttgagcagtttagtatcatctgcaaactctgccacctcactgtttatgcctttctccagatcatttatgaataagctgaataggattggtcctaggacagacccttggggaacaccactagttacccctcttcattctgaaaatttaccatttattcctaccctttgttccctgtcttttaaccagttctcaatccatgaaaggatcttctctcttatcccatgacaacttaatttacgtaagagcctttggtgagggaccttgtcaaaggctttctcgaaatctaagtacactatgtccactggatcccccttgtccacatgtttgttgaccccttcaaagaactctaatagcttagatttccctttacagaaaccacatTGACTTTTGTCCAACAATTTGTTCTTTTATGTGTgtgataattttattatttactattgtTTTAACTAACtcagtactgacattagacttactggtctgtaattgctaggatcacctctagagccctttttaaatattggtgttacattaccTATCTTCCAGGCATTgggtatagaagctgatttaaaggacaggttacaaaccatagttaatagttctgcaatttcacatttgagtgaatgccagctggtcctggtgacttgttactgttaagtttatcaattaattccacaaccacctctagtgacacttcaatctgtgacaattcctcagatttgtcacctacaaaggccggctcaggtttgggaatctccctaacatcctcagccatgaagactgaagcaaagaattcatttagtttctctgcaatgactttattgtaTCTCCCGGGCCCCCACAGATTGtttagcagcttcctgcttctgagggGTATGGGAGGGGCCAAGCAGCACACATGCAGAGGGAGGTGGCCACATGAGCTGTGCTGGGGCCATTAAAGGCCATGtgcctcctgctgcagggctagtggggcacaggtggggctggggtcctgagcgcacaaagccccagctcccccttGTGCACCCGAGTTTTGGCTAGTTAAGTGAGAGGAACCTGGGGTGTTTCCCTCAGGGGCTCCCTAGCatggcctgggggcgggggggggggcagggcacatGCAGCCCTTCTCCCCATGGGGGCACTGCACTCCCCACAGCCAGCTGCGTTGCTATCCCCAGTGGCATGTTTGTGGGCACAGAGCAGGCTccgctggctctggccaggtacGCGGCTGTTTGGCTAGGGCAGCACGAGCTGCCTGTCCTGGGCCACTCCGCAGGGCTGGTACAAcagggcagccagcagctcctgtccccctCCACACAGCCCAGCAGCTGTGGAGCGCTGCAGGAGGACAGGGCCCGGCTGTGCTGTCACCAGGACTCTGGGCTTTGGCccaggcagctgggggagggtgctggctgg
Above is a genomic segment from Emys orbicularis isolate rEmyOrb1 chromosome 2, rEmyOrb1.hap1, whole genome shotgun sequence containing:
- the LOC135874609 gene encoding cytochrome c oxidase subunit 5B, mitochondrial — its product is MASRLLRVCGALRALRRPPAAPLRPPGPARALAAGGIPSDEEQATGLERKVMKAMEKGQDPYNILQPKRYAGTKEDPNLVPSISSKRIVGCICEEDNSCVIWFWLHKGEPQRCPSCGAHYKLVPHHLPH